A segment of the Chaetodon trifascialis isolate fChaTrf1 chromosome 2, fChaTrf1.hap1, whole genome shotgun sequence genome:
TTCTCTTCTCACCAAAGAAATATGAGCAGTCTCCTCTTTCGCTTCCTGACTTCAGGATTAAAAGAGAGCTGATGCAGACGtctctcctcagctcccctTCCTCACCCATCTGTGACTaccaagaggagaaaaaggggCGCTTGCAGTGGAAGGTTTGCGTGAAGGCATTGCCAAGTGTGACCACACGTCCCTGGCCGCCTGAGCGGCTGCGCTCCACCACCACCCGCGGCATCTGCACCAGCTGGATGGGGCTCTTCCCGTCCTTCAGCGCCTGTGTCAGGTTCAATACCTGGTGACAAACAGGGTGAAATATGGAAACTTGCAGAAACTATGCAGAGCAAAAGAGACATGAGATAAAGTGCAGTTCAGTTTTCTGGTGCATTTTCTGGTGCATGGTcttaacacaacacaacaacactggGCAAAAAAGAGACTTGTTACAGTGTATGGAAAtgactgtcagctgctgttcacTGTACTGTGCTCTAATTGCTATGACACACTCAGGTGTTGAATAGAAGGAGGTAAAAAGAACAACAGGGTTAGAGGTGAGAACAAGAATAAAAGACATGGAAGTTGGAGCAGGGCAGGGGACATGGACGGAGGTTGAGGAACTAGCTTAACATGGGTAGTGATGAGGTTACAGAGCAAACAATGCAAGTGCCTGAAAGTGGGacacgagagagagaaaggaaaatgagCTAGGACATAAACCACAAGAACACATCAGAGGAGACAATGAGGACAGCGAAAAGGcacagaggctgagaggaacAAAGAGGCAAAAATACTCACCTGTCCCCTCATAACGGACATCTGTCTCTCAAACATTGTCTTGTCAAAGCCTTTATCCgtctgaagagaaaaagaataaCTCctgttagcaaatgttactctGCTGCCAGGCAGCCATTTGTTTACATGACTACTGAAGGAGATTCATTTTAATCTgcacaaacagaggaagaggataaGTAATGAGGTGGCTTGTACCTTGAACATCTCATACAGGTCCTCACAGAGGTCCTGGACAAAGTTCATGTCAGAGAGGCGGGACAGCACCAGGTCTCTGGTCTCCTGGGAGAAGGCCACCTTAGCCTGGGGGAGCCATGCCCAGTGGAAGGGGTCTAATGGAGGGAGGCAACACAACAGGACGTTTTGTCAATGCGCTGTATGACATTAAACAACCTTTACTTGCCTCTACGGTCACAGCCTTGCTCTGTCACAATTATCTGGAACAATTCTGTTATTTGTTTAGAGTCCACACTGTCTAGTTATGCCTTTACTGTTTTGCACTGTATTTTTTTACTGTGATCTTATTTATTGTAAACTGTGCTTCATTCTCTGTCATAACACTCTCAAAGGGGGATCTAGATAGTCGgttttggcaaaaaaaagaaaataaataaaattaatcatTCTTATTGTAACATccttttttgccattttatagattaaatgacaaaaaaagtaTTAAATCCAGGATGAAAGTCAATAACCGCTGTTCACACCATTACTTGTGAAGACAGACCATGAATGAAGAGAggtgagggaggaaagagaccAACGTACAGGCTCTCCATTCGTCTGGGTGTTTGAAGGGGAAGGCCAGGCCGTTGTCGATCGCTGCGATCTTGATGCAGGAGTCTGAACTGCTCTCTGGCCACTCTGCATCCTACAGCCAGAGGAAAGACGATCAGTGACGTCACCACCAACAACTGAGTGAATGATTAATGACCGATGACCAGTTATTGATCACTGACCAAAGGTCTGATTAATAGGACAGGGAGATGACAACCTTTGGTCATGTATCAGCACGTGGCAAATAATGATTGATGGTGGTGATAGGTGTTCTGGTTGCTGTGAGCAGCAAAGACACTGGGGCTCTGGTTTGTTCCAGACCTGCAATGTCCAAGCTATTGTCCGTGCATGTGGCcccctgtgtgtcctgtgtaaATACACAAgcatagatgtgtgtgtgtgtgtgtgtgtgtgtgtgtgtgtgtgtgtgtgtgtgtgtgtgtgtgtgtgtgtgtgtgtgtgtgtgtgtgtgtgtgtgtgtgtgtgtgtgtgtgtgtgtgcgttcaagCTTTGGGTGTGAACTGTAACGTGAGCTGTGTCCCACGATGAAAACGCAGCAACATTCCAGCAGTTCAACTGCCTGAAGCAGGGTGAAAATGTGCTCTTTGAACACACCTTCAGTGGGTGTTGATTTAAGCTCACCTTTCGTCCATCTCCCTCTCCTGGCTTCTCATACTTGATCAACCAGTTGTCATTTCCTCGATCTGAGgtggaagacaaagagaaacttTAGGTAAAGGAGTGTAGTGTGGGTGTACAGTGTTgtaggtggagacagagagcacAATCCGACAGCTATTGATATTCCTACAAAGCTGCTTCTATggctaatgaaaatgaatgttccATACTCCAATTCACGTCTTAATGTTCATCTTTTGTTGAAACTTTTGTTGACTTAGCAAATGGCTACAAGCAGCTATGACATGCGACAAACACTGGTGACAGTGACTGTGAACTGCTAGCATGCAACAGTAAACATGTCAAACACGATATGGTCAAATTCTAGAAACAGGAACGAACAAAGTTTGACTGATGGACCGTGAAGCAATGCTCTCTTTAAGTTTGGTGAACACTGTTAAATGTCAACACAGGCACAGCCTCACCTGTGTTTCTAATAACGTAGTCCAACACTACCAGCCGCTCAAactgtgactgcagctgcttcCTGATGTTCTCTGGCAGAGGCTCTGCCTCAAAGCGCCGCAGCCAGTAGTCTGCTTCACGGTAACCCtccacaaacagctgaaatgagcCCACCTGGAGACAAACACCCAGCATGGAACACATCACATATAGTACTTTCAAAAACATTGTACTGCAGCATTCAGTGGTCTGAAAACAGTGTAGTTTGATTATATGGATATGATGTGGTGCGGTGCAATGGTGTAAGATGTGAAACTGTAATAAGAAGCTAAGTAGCTAACATACTACTTCCTGAACACTTTTCTGCCACCTTTTTCATCTCTAAATCATCTACAAAGATATAGATCATTAAGAAGGCTGCTTCAGATGAGACACAGGGAGCTGCCCCTTACGTTACATGTTTTTGACTGGATGCTAAAACTGGCACTGGATGCGTGTTCAGTACACTATAAAAGAGATAAGAATACCCAGTCGGTGTTTGAAAACCCctggaataaaaacacaatttaaagcagagatgaggttttttcttcctctggccTATTTCTTTGAATAAACCTGTCTATTCAGGGAACAGAAAGACAGGCAAGTGTGGCATGATTCCTTCCACTGTCCTCTGCCAGGGCTGCTTCAGCAGCTATTCTGAGTCCACCGCTCACTCTTTTATTACATAAGGATGAGAAAGCAAACCATGTACATGGAAATATTCACTACTGAAGGATGTTCAGCTTTCGGATGAATTTTTAGGATGAACATAAAATGCACTATAACCTTTACAGGTGAACTTAATTTGACCTTCTCTAAACTGTGTTTCCAACTGTTCAATGTTTCAGTACTTCTTGCACAACTTGCTGTTCTCTAAAAAGGAGCTGAACAGCAAAATTCACAACAGGTGTTTGATCTATGAATCGATCAATACATTTCCTGGTTCAATTAGAATTGGTATTTAAacagtcctcttcatcatgctgttcacattttgacatcatgagACCACCTGACAATTGATCAACAGTGCCTCGCCATTGTGAGGcttcaaacaggatgttctcagagggaagtggccactgagcttagagtgtcacagagtgtcatcagcaggttgcaacagagatacagagagactggaagagtcACAGAAAGGCATAGACGTGGACTTCCTTTGGccacatcccacactgatgaCCTCTTCACTGTGAACAGTGCCCTGCGGAACCGGATGATGAATGCTACTCAACTCCAGACACATTTAAGGGAGGTCAGAGGCACCCAAGTGTCACGTCAGACCATTCAAAACTGTTTACATCAGCGTGGTCTGCGTGCGAGACAACCTGCAAGGGTACCTGACCACACCACCAGGCATAGGTGTCATCGTCTAGCATGGGCCAGGGAGCATTTACGCTGGACAAGGGACCAGTGGGCCTCAGTGCTGTTCTCTGATGAAAGAAACCATAGAAAACCTGTGGGATCAGCTGAGTCctttgggtggcacggtggaacaagtggtaaccctcgcctcacagcaagaaggtccaggttcgaatcccgctgtgggcgctggtggcgtgtcctccaccatgccttcagtgcctgctgctcgaggaaaaaggggcctatctgtgtggagtctgcatGTTCTCCCGGGGTAccctccttaaataacccccactaaaaacatgctagaagatcaccacctgaccaatggtgacgacagagagttgggtccccgggcaccgctgtcggctggcagcccactgctcctggtctgccgtggaggaaggacggaccaaggatgggttaaatgcggagaataataatttcacagaagcatggcgtgtagtgtgcaactaaactctgtgtgtgataatgaaaagtatgtttcttcttcttcttcctcttctagAGGCTCGTAACTGTAACTGTACCCTAgaacctcaatgacctgagggcCGCCCAACAAGAAGAGTGGGATGCCTtgcctcagcagacaataagtggacttgtgaacagcatgagacgTCGTTGTCAAGCTGTATTTGATGCTCAATGCAATACAATGCTTTTTGTTGTGGTATACCCAccactgttgttggcttttGCTTCAATAAACtgtttgagatgaggaaatcaccATTGCACGCTTCTACTTACAGTAATGCCCTGCTTTCATAATATAATATCACTGTAGCCTgaacttttcacattttccataaatttcacCCGAAAGCCAAATATCCCTAACTTTTTGTGAGAGATGTATATATCTAACTATTTGTTCTAATTGTTCAAAACAAATGGTGTATTTCTACATACCTTGTCAAAATGCTGCAACTAGGTGTTTAACACAATAACATGAagctaatgaaaataaaagccaaaAGGATGCACAGTACCACAGAGGAATGAGCATGAAAAGAGTTTCCAGCCAATACTTCTCATGGATTTCTCACACAAAACAGCTCAAGGTTGGTGACATTAGACCGTGGAGGGTTACTGCTCTGTTACCTTGGGTGGCAGGCCCACTCTGTGGAAGCGTCGTCCCACCTTGGGGACTTTTTCTAAGGCGTACTTCTTCCCTCTGGATTTGGCTCTGTCAATGGCGCTGTAGTGGAATGTCTCACTGGCCAGATACACCACCTGATAAAAAAAGATGCCCAGGTAGCACtggtttatttgtattttgtgaCACTGCTGGAAAGTTCCTTGACAGCTCTAAAAGTATTAATGGATTCCAGTTAAATTGTGATGGCACATAGcaaatttaaaaatgtcaccTTCGTTCTTGGCACCACTCCAAGGCCGAGTTTGGTATCAACCAATGAGGCAGCAGCCTCTGAGAGGTAACCCTGGTTAGGCAACAAGCAGCCTCGGCCGAAACAACACGGACAGCACAGCTAATGAGAGGGCGAAAGAAAAGGGTGCCATCAGCAAACCTTGAGAAAGATGAATGCTGACACATCTGCTTATATTCCTTCAgactgttcacacacaaataaaacatgtgaCACAATGTACCTTGTGAAAATATTTGGTCCATTTGGGGTTCAGGTGACCGTAAGGTTCCTCTGACTTTGGTTTGAAAACACCAATGATTttctgcagaaagaaaagatgataGAGAGTGCTTTATcaaaaatgcattcaaacaatgggaaacacagcacacacacataaatacagcagAACCACCCCTTTTTAATTCTATTAGAACTTTAAAGAACAAGACTGAAGAACCACAGGCAAGACACGTAAAGCTATAAACAGCAAATGTGAAGTGCCAGAGATGCTGCTAACAAGTTAGAGATCAATATCTTTTCCCTGGAGCGTACATTTAACTTGTTAATGTGATGCTAATCATGCATGCTGGCTATCCGTTATCGATGCAAGCATCTCTGGCTGCATCATTCAGCCAGTCCCGCTGTAGATACCTCCTCCTGTGAATTTTCATTTCCTTGCCTCTTGTTCACTCCTTTCAGCTTCTCGACTCTCATTAAGCAACATGTAGAAGCAACTTATAGGGAGCTAACAGTAAGCTATATGTCAAAAAGCTAGCATGTTGAATTACTACCTAGGAGACATACAGCTGCACTAAcagctgtccacttgtgattgGAGCAGCCAAGAACCATGTTAAAGCCATGTGTAAACAGGCTTTGAGTCATTCCTCTATCTCACCCCCTTCGGGTCTTTGACAAAGTAGCTCCCGCTGGAACCCTGGGAAATCCTCTCTGGAAAGACGCCATTCTCGATAGCCTGTTCTGCCCTTTGGATAATATCTGCAAACTCGGGATCGTCTGGGAAATGGTTGAAGTCCCCACTGTTGGTACCTTAAACGGGAGAAAGACCAGATAAATATTCATAGTTGTATTATGGGCAGAACAATGCTATTGCTTCATCATGGCACGTCCAATGTACTGTGTTAAAATAGAGTAAATGGTACAGTTTTGTGAACCTTAAAGCATCATCAGGGAACAACATCAGCATAACTGCTAAATAATTATCGAAACAATCATAACTGAAACACATTAGCAATATTCCTTGTATGTTATCTAAATATTGCATGCTGACAcataaatggttaaaaaaattGTGAATGGCAAAAAGCGTCGAAAGTAGATTTCAAACACTGATAAGCAGCAAAAAGTAATTTGCAAGTTTGAAGCCCTAGTGAGATATCACTGCAGCTCGTCTCATCACCCTGACAATCTCATCACCGCTCACCTGCTTTCACCTGTGCTACAGCTTATCAAAAGGATCGGATTGCCATTAAAGacatcttttccattttcttgtATGAATAATACTTAGGCATTCACCGGTCATCTTTGAAAAACGTAGTCAAAAGGAAACAAATTACATTTCTCTATAAAATACCTAAAACAAATCTGGAGAAGAATAAATTTTTATGAATGTACAACATTAACTTAAAATGGCAATAACTATCATACaaataatgtttatttccaTATCCGCAGGTCAGCCTTTTCCATCTACAATCTCTCCTTTAATAATCCTTTATACTCCGTGATATCATGCACACAGTTAGCATATGAGAGGCAACTAGAGCCATCCATCCACTCTCTGAAACGCTAAATATCCTGTTCAATGCCATGAAAGGTTCCCAGCACACACTGGGTGAGAGGTGCGGTACAACCTGGACAGGGTAGGGCTAgtctctcacatacacattcataccTACGGGCGATCTAGAATCACTATTTCAACAAACCTGCTTGTCTTTGGATATGCAGGTCGACTGCAGGCACAGAGGGAACATGCAAACGAACCGTCTCGCCGTGAGGCGGCAGAGCGAAATGAGGGGCTCTGCTGCTTGTcaggaaacagcattttctATTGCCTTGCAGATCAAATGTAATTCTCTGGGTGTGACTGTGCTCTAATGGATACGGGGTGCCAATTATTCCTTTGATGAAGGCCCAATCATATGACATGACACATTctaccttctcctcctcacactgGGCAGAACAGTCAGCTGGCCGAAAGGCTCCATATGCTCTGTATCATTCACACTGAAGTCACAGTGGGATGcaaggagggatgaagggacagacagagggggggTGAGGGGTGGACAAAGGCACGGGAGGACAGTTAAAATGCCATTTGTCACAGAGAGATAAGGGGAAACAAAGATAGCTTTGAAGCTAATTCACTTGAAGGGGGTCTGAGAGAGAAGCTAATTAAAACGATGGAAAGAGAGAATAAAGGGATAATGATATGCAGAAATTACATCAGGGACATGGGTTGTTTAAAAATCAGATACATGTCAGGGTTTTGCAAGCCAGTGCCAAGTAATCCCACCTTGACCTGATCAAATACATTACAATGTATTATTGTGGTCTGTTCGGAGTCAGACTTAACAGGAGGGCTCCAACCACACTGTCTTTCATCCCATGTCGGGTGATTTAGGCCTTTGTGTAAATTCGTTTTTATCCATTTGAAAATCACCAGCCTCAATATTATCACTGACATCTCTCTCCAACAGCCACATACGACTGCATTCTTTATGTTTTCAAGGACTGTGCATGAGGGCCACCTCAAAGTAGAGCTGGGGCAGCAAGGTTAAGCTGTGCTTGTGTTTCGTGCTCCATTTGGCACTTGGCTAGCCTAGTTTATACTACGAAATTATTAAAATCCTGCCTTCACAGGGAGCCTGAAAGTAGAGCACCAGATGATTTTAAGACCAGCTTTAACTTGGACAAACTTCACCAACTGGTCAGATCATCCTACAGCCCTAGACCAGTACCTGTAAACTGTtacctgacacacacagtttacatgAACAGTTTCCATACTCCTGGATCTTGATTTGAAGGATTATACATACTATATAGACTATTAAATGGCAACAAATCTAGTTCACAcagtgttgtgcatgtgtgtaattaTTATACATtgtgggtgggtggccatcttGGCTTGATTACCAAGTATGAGACAGGTGATTTCCCTGAGTTAGGCACCGAGGGTATCTTTCTGGTGGTCTTCAGGGAAAATCACTGATATTTAAAAACCGCTTCATCTTCAATACAAGAATAATATGATGTCAACACAGAGCTAAAGACAGATTGTGATAAAGTCCTGCTGAACACCTCTGATTTACAACACAATTTATCAGTGTGTTGGCATAATATTTTATCTTCATCATTTAATTTCCATGAATACATTCAGAGCGTGTATTCAGCTGTCATGCCTGATGAAGGATGTATGCCTGCGCTGGACTGAACTGTTGATTAAAGCCTATGATAAACTCATCGTGTAGTGTGAGTACAGGAGGGAGCaatgtccctctctctctttccattatTCTCACTCATGGAACACCAGGGTGAAAGTAAATACACATGCATACTTTCCCTCTCCCAAATTCCctccccatcatcatcatcatgcacTGTACCAGACTGCAgagtgtttgcatgtctgtctgtgtgtttgcctgcacaAAGGCcttatgcatttttaatgctGTCTCCCAGAGCCCTTGGTCAGTTAATGGGCCCAACAGAGCTCTTTCACAGCCGGAGTGCAGCTCACTCAGAGCTCTAGAGATCTGCTGACCTGCAGTGCACACAGGGTGAGATGTCGCAACACTGCACTCTGAAAAGGGTTACTGCTAACATGTGTGGCCAAACTGAACTATATACACAAGCATATATCTAAGCCACTGCAAGCTCATATTCCTGATCAAATGGTGCTTTATTTAATACACACTGAAAATATCTGCCCTATGCCTAGACACTAACATGATTTGATATTTCAATGTTGGCAAATGTCTCGGTCATGATTAAACATATTTTGTGTAACTTTAAAAGAGATAATTTCACATTGCCTGCTGCTCTTGGACAAAGAACTTGGCAGATTACATCAATGTAAATTTTAGCTGTAAGGTGTACGCTTAAGGTAGAATGTAACTGCCAGAATTTGCCATTGAGATTCACATGACGTGTTATATCACACAAAGCGACGCAGTGCAAAAGCTCTCAGGACCACATGTGACTCCTACTTTGTAATGCACTGAATAAAAACTGTGCTGTAATTCTAGACCTGAATGCTATTATACTAAAAGGCCACAGGAAATGGGACACTAACACCTGTGATTTCAGGTTCAGAGTGTCTACCTGTGGCCTAGATTTCTGGCCCTGATAGAACCTGGTAGAACAATAGATCcctatggagagagagagagagaccaataTGAGTGAATATAGAAAGAGACAAATGCTTCAGAACTATgttagaaggaaaaaaatggtgGGCGGTATGAGGGGGAGAGGTGTTAAATCCAATTAGCAGTTAAGTCAGAATAGATGCTGCTTCCATGGTGACCAGatcaccttttctttgttttccctcatatctattttttctttttatggtCCAAAACAAAAGTAGTGCTGTGAATAGGTAACGCTGGGAACTGACaagcaacaaaacaatacacagggaaaaaaaagattcctCTTTCTTAGTGTTTACCTATACTGATGGGGAGATCCGCCGAGAAACCTAAACACCTGCTTCATCCTAATTTGTATTGacaaaggaaaattaaaagtgtgtgtgagtgcattaTACAACTGATTATTATTATCCCTACTCTGTACCACTAGGTGAAAGTGCCAGCTCATATCATCCACATGACTGATAACATGCAGCTATTACATCAGCTggctgggaaacacacacagggtacACTGACAGCGTGGCACAGGCTCTAtgcaaacacaagacaaatgcGTTCAATGTCACATGTACGTATGGACAGTTTTCCTAGCATTCACACTGTTGTCCGTCTGTGTGAAACTTTGTAATGTGGCAATATCCGGCGTTTTGGTTTCCCAAATCAGGTCCTTGACTCTTCAGGGGCCGTTGAAGGGGGTCTAAGTGGGGGGCCACAGTGAAATGGTTGACACTCCTCAGTGGGTTTGCACAAGACGTTTTGACTGTGACGCGTTCACGGTTGTCTGTACACTTAACATAGTAATCAGCCTGAGGAATTTAGCACTGAGTCATGTGTCAAAAACACATGTTCCTCAGCACATCCACTCACTGAGCATGTGTTCCCTGCCCTAGCCGCCTATTAATCACACAGGCATCTATCCGAATACAATTACCTGGGGAGGCCAAGGTGTCTTTGTCCGACGACGAGCTGTGTCTGTTCcgcctgctcctcttctctcgTGCAGCCCGCGGAGACGACGAGCTTCCTGCTAAGCACGGTAACAACAGCGCCTCTTCACCGGAGCCGTCCGTCTCAAGCTCGGTCAAGACGCTTTCACAAGAGTCCGAAATGCGAACGGCGACTCCGGGGTTCGTCGCCAACCCCAAACCTAACCGACTCCTGTCAAATAATACCTTTGGAGGGTCCGAGGAGTGAAAGTTACACTCCGAAGTAGGCACCGCTGTTGCTCCGGTGACCAGCACTGGTTCGCTGGTCTCTGTTTCTGTCGGGTCGCATTCTGACATCATTGTCGCTCAGTTTTTAATACATGCACTCAAATGTATCCTAAATTACTGTGGTTTTTCTTTAAGCTGTCAGCCTTCCATTTAAAAAGCCCCCCTACTTTCCGCGAGTACATAAAGCCCAAATAAATTATTCGAAAGCGGCTGCTTTCCCTCACTGATATGTCCACATAATCCGTCAAGATCGTCTATGCGCTGCTTCCTACTTGGTTCACTGCGCATGCGCGTCACAAAAAGAACACGA
Coding sequences within it:
- the pi4k2b gene encoding phosphatidylinositol 4-kinase type 2-beta; this translates as MMSECDPTETETSEPVLVTGATAVPTSECNFHSSDPPKVLFDRSRLGLGLATNPGVAVRISDSCESVLTELETDGSGEEALLLPCLAGSSSSPRAAREKRSRRNRHSSSSDKDTLASPGTNSGDFNHFPDDPEFADIIQRAEQAIENGVFPERISQGSSGSYFVKDPKGKIIGVFKPKSEEPYGHLNPKWTKYFHKLCCPCCFGRGCLLPNQGYLSEAAASLVDTKLGLGVVPRTKVVYLASETFHYSAIDRAKSRGKKYALEKVPKVGRRFHRVGLPPKVGSFQLFVEGYREADYWLRRFEAEPLPENIRKQLQSQFERLVVLDYVIRNTDRGNDNWLIKYEKPGEGDGRKDAEWPESSSDSCIKIAAIDNGLAFPFKHPDEWRAYPFHWAWLPQAKVAFSQETRDLVLSRLSDMNFVQDLCEDLYEMFKTDKGFDKTMFERQMSVMRGQVLNLTQALKDGKSPIQLVQMPRVVVERSRSGGQGRVVTLGNAFTQTFHCKRPFFSSW